From the genome of Solanum lycopersicum chromosome 12, SLM_r2.1:
ACATACacatatatgttatatatatatatatattattttttttaaaaaagttattttaaattgtttaaactCGAGAAACTCGttagttaattactattgaggagggtcaaaattgagtgtcaacaagTACAAGATCTTCTACAATGGGATACAATtccaaactaatataaaaatctaaacataagaaatatcCTATCAGAATAGCaaaataacctaataaataGAGGTAGATTGAAGGTGTGGGCTACAAAATATCCCAAGCAGggcaccacaactccaagataaTTCAAACTCATATCCAATCTCCAAGAACGTGCCCGAAATTGAAAGCTaatctgcaccacaaaagagtgcagcaagtgtagtatgagtatgaAACCACATCTACCCAGTATATCTCAtcacgaagaagtagtgacgggagtttataTACGAAAAATCAATTCTTTAATTATAGAAGTCTATATTATACTTGCCAGTCaagtttcatcaaatagaggtaatcaaacattaattaactttcaatcaccaaataaaacacataatcatcaagaatgaagaatgtcatgagatgcaatgcaatatgatactATGAAATGAtgtgtctcagaatacccagtactttctcaaccgtatatacatgatactcctcggaaatatatcgagagttcatgacccatgtgGGACTCgtgaggtccatataccgacacggacgatctccacgtgtctgtgcggatgatctcaatgcactatcataaaatcaaataatccCCAGCATGggcgatctccacgtgcccaacttattaTCATAACCAATCACTAGCACATACGATCTCCGCGTgcccaaattataatcataactcGATCtcaacacggacgatctccatgtgttagacctttactcatgctcaatctcatgtcaatgcatatgcacaatatgatatcaaTCAAAGGGGATAATACAATATCTcaataaacaaaatatcgctatgACATATAATCACTTCAATCATCACAATTATACGGATTCAGTAAAAGACACGGCCACACACAAGAAATCAAGTCATTAAATACTTCAGTTAATGCCCATATGTTTTTtcattctcaaattacaatataccatattatagtaataaatttttccttttataatattggtactcgtaccaatgcccgtcacaccattgatacgataCCCCATCTTCCACCCTTACGCGTTATCTAAtccatttttaatctttaattaggaaaacatccttcaacaagtctgAAAGTTTTAACATACATTTGAATGTCGATCGTGTGTCACGGATCCTCATGattttgtctttctcttttgTAAAGCTTCAAAATGTTCCCCAATctatcaaatatgtaatattcgTAAGCAAGTATGTCTTATAACACCTCGAGTGTTTAATATTATTCTCTATCCCATATCAAAGACTTACAAGCTTAAATTTAGATTTTTAGTGTGAGCGTGTATTCaagaaaaacttaataaaatttgaattcgataacataatgatatttttagttTCCTTCTAATCTTACATACTTAAGAATCCTTCTCTAATTATACTATTTGTGCATATCTTATTGTTCCAAGAACTTTTCACTACTCATAAAACCTTTCAACtacattattttaattgtttttgtagaAATTAAGTAAGTATGAAGTAACTTTTATATTAAATCAAGTGTCTTCATCACATTTTAACCGTGATTCTAAAGTCACTCAAAATCATAGAGCATAAATCCATTCTCAAATCCCTAAGTTTCAAGTCTATAATTGAGTCCTAATTATCTTCAAATAACTTATCTCTAGTTGTGctcatatattataatataccTAATTACATGTACTAATAGGCCAACTTTCATATTCCTAAATCTTAAGCCTAGAATGAAGTCTCAATCACttcaaatatctaaatttaatgTTAAACATATAATATACTCACAACAATTAATTACTTATCTCAGCATATCATAACTTCAATCATAATATGGTGTTAAATTTAAAGGGACAACCAGTAACCTTAACTACTGTACATGCCccaaattatcatatatatatttttttcgtaAATAAACATTTCTCAAATTAACAATCATTTGTCCACCATCACGTAATGAACCATAGAAATCCTATAGTTTTCAAAGGTTAAATACTACAGTGCTTGTCCTAAAGACCAATTAATGCTATATTATAGGTATTATGTAATTACCACCCAATAATTTAATAAccattaatcattaattaatacCCCAATCGATTATTGTCATTGGTTAATAATGAAAAAGTTAAAACCTTGTTCTTCAACCTCAAGGAAGACACTAGCACTTaaagtttaatttatatatctaatttatatatacaacTACTCTTATAATATGCATTCTAGGTATAAATTTCTccctataaattatgaaaatagcGGAAGACCTCTTACCTGGACGTGAATCAGTCGGTTCCACAGCAACGACCGCTCTGCACCGATAATTATTAGTTAAGGATATGACCCACTACTATTTAACTATAATATtcatttaacaaaaattcatcaattagATACTTGTAGTTAcagaataattttaaatatccttttaatttttttttggaaagattCAAAATAGTTATAGTTCTCAAAAtaacctagcgggtcgttacaaagAAGAAATACAACATATTGGggaatggattttttttttatttttttaattgttgtatttttctttaattttgttttggaaaaaataaataaataattgtctTCATTTGCTTTTAAACATGTGTAATCACTCTCTCGATTTGATtcagcaaaaaaaaaacatcacatAAGCTTAGTCAACGGTCGAAAGggtttgaaataatatattttaataactttGACTGTTCAGTTGACAAGGTCGTGAATAGAAGGATCAAGGTGACAAACGAAACCAAGTACAAGGGTCTTTTTTTACACAATTTTTAATTTGGTCACACTCACCTACACCTTACTTATTAAGGGCATATTTggtatgaaagaaaatattttgcaaTTTTTCCATGTTTGATTGACTTAAGTGcttttcaaatcaactcattttcttcaatttaagaaaaatgactttccttccaaaattaaaaaaaatattttccaaaactctatttCATCCCTAagttacaatatatatttttaccctACCTCGTACCCTTTTACCCAGCCCTCCacataaattttctttcttcttatttttaaaattcaaatattttctttaacctATCTCTAAATGAGCCCTCTACCCCCAAACCCCCAGTACCCCCTCTCCCCCTCCACCACGTCAGGCcccattaatttaatttttttaaaatattaaaaatatttcaaatctctaaaaaatcattttttacatTACCCCAaggtttaaaattttcatcttttacGCACTCCCACTCCCTTCTCATCCCCTCGCTATCCCgttaataatttgtttttaaaagaaaatatatttcagaaaaacatttcaaattttaaaattttcattttatacgCCAGGACCACCCCCgtcataatttttcttttgtaaaaaaaatatttttttgaaaactatttcaatttaaatttttattttattttttacaccACTCCCTACCCCCACCCCTTTGCACGtcccatattttttttttgagaaatattttagGATCAAAGTCTGGGTTAGGTCCAATGTCAGATCTCACGGTCGTATCCTAGTTTGGGTCTCAGGGTCGAGTCTTAGATCGATCATTAGGGTTGATTTTTTGGATCAAAAATTATTTCCTAAAGATTATTTTCTAGTTTCAAgtcagaaataaaaaatattttctcgaAAATGTTTTTCATCCACCAagcaaacattaaaaaatatccTCTTTCGAGAAAAATATTTCCCTTCGTATCAAACAGACCTAAGTGTCTTTCTAACATTGCAGGTAAAAATCATTAGAagcattttcaaaaaaatagattttagaaaagtgtttttttaataaaaatcaatttgtgttttattaaatatttgaaaaatatttttttgttaaataaatgattttgaCTTTCCAACAACAATGTCAAACGTGCTCTAGCCTTTAAATTGTCATCCATCTACCAATCAAATAGtccttttttttgaaaaaataatataatttactttACTTGCAAAATTATTACTCTTTATATTCCAATTTATATAACTCACTCTTTCTTTCGGTCACTCCTCAAAGAATGACACATTTTTATATTTCGTTGctccataatttaattttaaaatatcaattttacacttaataaaattacttatagttacataaatatttatgattaattttaaattaaaaatttcaaaaattatctaTCTTTTTAAACCTTATATCATATGAAATTAACACAGATAAATTGAGATAAAAGATATTTGTAATAAGTATTGATATATATAGGTGGCATTAAGATGGGTATATGAGCAAGGAGAGGATGAAAGAGAACCTAAGAATTAAGTAATGAAGAAATTGCTCAAATTGAAGACATTCCTCCTTGCACTGGATTTAATATTatagaagtaataataaaatatctagCTTTCTTATTATATATTGCAACTTTTAGTTGTTTATTAAGGTAGTCAAGAAAGATCAGctctaatatataaaatatttttgtttgatttggtaCTGATTACTGAATACTAAATTGTAAGAAAagttatatatagaatatttctttttgaaagtcaataatataaatctttgaataaatttttaaatatattttttcatcataattgCAATTTATATcacttgtttttttataatttttaaatatttacaaGATAGAACAAGTTGTAGGGCTTCTTGACcaattactatatatattttgtcCTCATACCCTGTCCTACCTACTCCGTTATTATTGACTAATGAACTCAAAGATGGATCTATCCATTTTGgaatcaacataattttaataaggAAAGATAGTATTAATTACTGTATATATGTAAACTGAGTACCCAATTTTAATATCAACTAGATTATAAAATAGCTCAATATAATACAAGGACGTCATTTAGAATGCAAATTATCATGTAGGATGTTATATTgtacatgtgtgtctatttgtttaattatatacaaatttaaatatctatttatgCACACCAAAAATTGAAACACATTAATATGAAATGAGATCGAATTAAATGacgtatttatatattatatctttataCGCGGTTCAGATAAAATAAAACTAGTCCAAATTATGTCAGTCTGAATAAGTATAATGAAGATAATATAAGCTTAGATTGCAGGAACATATCCTTTTGGACATTAGAGGACTAACCATAAAATCTAATAGGTATTATTACTACAGGTgaagaacaacaacatatcAGTGAAATCTCATAAAGTAGGGTCTGAAGAGGATAGAGTGTACACAGACTTTATTAGTAACACGTGAAGGTAGAGAGATTATTTTCGAAAGATCCTATCACTACAGGTGAagcatacaaaaataataaaagtaccAACCGGATAGACACTTTCAAAGGTACAATCCTGATATCTAAATgaaaatttgtattttcattgttcatttagTCTACAAGTAGGAATAGCcattaaatgtttttctttggATGTTACTATCCCAAAGTGCTCCTCAAGGTCCAAATCACAAGGCTGCATACCATTTGGAAGTTCCCAATCAAAGCAATGGACCAATTGCGCAACGACAAGGCGGACAACGATAATCCCCAATTGTATTGCAGGGCAACTTCTTCTACCAGAGTTAAATGGTAAAAGTTGAAAGTCACGTCCACGAACATCTATATTGCTCCCAATAAACCTCTCTGGTAAAAACTTCTCAGGCTCGGACCAAAGATTTGGATCCCTCTGAATTGCATAATGATTTATCATGATTCGTGATCCCTTTCGTATGTTGAAGCCATCAATTACACAATCTTCCATGGCTTCACGTTGCGTTACTGGCACTACAGAATGTAGCCTCATTCCCTCTTTGACAACCATGTCTAAGTACTTCAAATTCTCCAAGTCGGATTCTTTAACCATTCTTTCAAGCCCTACAACTTGTTTTATCTCGATTTGTAGTTTCTTCATCACATGAGGGTGTCTAAGAAGCTCTGTTAGTATCCAATCGATCGTTGTTGCTGACGTGTCAATCGCTGCAACAATCATGTCCTGTTatagaaaaaaaggaaacaGGGGAAATTAGTAGGAATAAATTGAATTGTGGAAACAGGGGAAATTAGTACGAGTTCGTGGGTACAATATAATTAGAAGGATGAAATAACATACGAAGAGGACCGCTTTAATATGGATACGATCAAACTGAAATTCCGCTTTTCCTGATTGCATAAACTCCAACATGGTGTGTACAAAGTCTTTGGTTTGATTCTCATCATGAGACTCGACATGCTCATCGATTATCTTCTCAAGAAACTCATCAAACACCTTTGAAAGATCTTTGAGACGGCGTGTGAGTCCTTGAAGATCAATTACAccaagaaaagggaaaaaatctCCAAGATTAGTTATTGCAGCTAAATGCACAACCTCTTGAAGTACAGCTTTAAATCCCCTTTTATCGAAATCTTCATCCATATACTTCTTACCAAACACCATCAAACAAGTCATGTTAGCATTCAAAGACGCGACTCTTTCACTAAGATCAACAACAACACGTTCACCACGACTTTCATTTTGTAGTGATTCGATCATAAGCTCAACTTGTTGACTTCTCAAGGATTGAAATGAATTGATCTTTTGATTAGTCAATAGATGCTGAGTACACAATTTACGC
Proteins encoded in this window:
- the CYP736A4 gene encoding cytochrome P450 71AU50, with the translated sequence MSLIWEVVVVVSIVYVLYELLNIHKRKKLPPGPRGLPIVGHLHLLGKNPHHDFQNLAKKYGPIMYMRLGLVPTIVVSSSDVAEKFLKTYDHIFANKPHNEAAHYLAYGQKNIIFAKYGPYWRNMRKLCTQHLLTNQKINSFQSLRSQQVELMIESLQNESRGERVVVDLSERVASLNANMTCLMVFGKKYMDEDFDKRGFKAVLQEVVHLAAITNLGDFFPFLGVIDLQGLTRRLKDLSKVFDEFLEKIIDEHVESHDENQTKDFVHTMLEFMQSGKAEFQFDRIHIKAVLFDMIVAAIDTSATTIDWILTELLRHPHVMKKLQIEIKQVVGLERMVKESDLENLKYLDMVVKEGMRLHSVVPVTQREAMEDCVIDGFNIRKGSRIMINHYAIQRDPNLWSEPEKFLPERFIGSNIDVRGRDFQLLPFNSGRRSCPAIQLGIIVVRLVVAQLVHCFDWELPNGMQPCDLDLEEHFGIVTSKEKHLMAIPTCRLNEQ